The genomic DNA tTGACATGTGATTAAAATGGAACTGTGatgtaacaatatatatatatatatatatatatatatatatatatatatatatatatatatatatatatatatatattcttgtgTTTTACAGCTACAGAATGAAAGCAAATCCTCCACTGAGTCATGAGGTTGAATCAGCTGTGAACTCCCTTCCGTCCTATTCAAGTAAGACAGAGCCATCATATCACAGTCTGATCGGCACATATGGTACACATTACATCACACAAGTGTCTCTGGGAGGGCAAATAAAAGACACCACTGCTGTCAGGACCTGCCAGACAACCATGAGTGGACTGTCAGAAACAGAAGTCAAAGACTGTTTGTCAGTTGAGGCCTCTGCTGGCTTGGAGAAAGTTGCTAGCATTAAGGCAATGTTACAATACTGTGAGGCAGAGAAGCAGAAGCTATACTCTGGTCAAAGTTTTAGCAGCACATTTGGGGAGCGTGAAACAAAGGTCACTGGTGGAGACCTTGCTCACGCCCCTAAATCCCTCTTTGGAGGCCAATCAGACCCCTCTATCTATGAAAGATGGGTTACCTCACTGAAAAAGCATACCTGATGTGGTCCAATACAGCTTAAAGCCCCTGCACACCATACTGCCAAGTGGTCATATTGCCAGAGCCGGACTGAAGCAAGTGGTGGAGAAGTACATCAAGAaaaatgcattgtttaaaaaaatgctcaGAAACCTGTAAGATTGGGCACAGATCCAGCAAAAGGGATCCTTGTGCTTGTGTTTGCAACAGTAGTCAGAATATCAAGTCAAACTGCTGTCCTGCTGGGAAAGGTCTTGCAACATTAAAGGTTTTCAGGCTCTATGCAGAAGGTCTATATGGTGATGAGTGGAGTCAGACAGATGGTTCAGTGGAGGTTAGTTACGGTGATTTGAATAAGCGTACTGTCATCATAAGTAACAATGACAATCCTAAATGGCCAGAGACATTTGAGTTTGGACCCATCGTCATTAACATGAAAAACAGACTTACGTTCAGTGTTTATGATGAGGATACTTACTGGGACAGTGATCCGCTTGGTGGGTGTTCATTTGATCTGCGTAGAGGAAAAGTGAGCGACAGCTGCATGTTAAATCACGGtaccttcttcttctcctaCATAGTAGAGTGTGCACCAAGTCTTGATGGTGACCAATGTCAAGAATACATGCCCTCTCCGATGAGTCCCTCTTTGGCCAAGGTCTTCCACACTAGAAACGGGGTCCTTCTTGGAGAGACAGGGAAGAGGAATGCTAAATTAGCCAGTCAGGTTGAGGTCAGTCAGGTTGAGGTCAGCGGTCGACACGAGATGGGGGTGATGAGAGAATAAGGATTTAAGTTTATGATTATCTTGCATCTAGTTAATCGCATATTTCACACTGTTACTATTTCTTTATTTGACTTTTGTTAACAAAATAATTACGCATTCTCAATTTCTCAAATGTAATCCAAAtactgcatgtgtttgtgaggaatgttcttttcttctgcttcttTCTGTTAGTTAAAAAACTCAAACGCCAATAAAGCAtcaacaaagacaacacaggtGTCCGTGTGATTTATTGTATTAAAAATACTGTGTAGTTTTGTGGTTACATGTAAAATTGAAATGCATAATCATACAAATGCAAGCAAACGACTAAAGTCAAGACGGCACACATAGAAGGCTCTTCTCATTTTTCTCTTCATTTCATCCGATCGTTCCTATACATGTCAGGGCTGACAAAACTGACCAAAAATTGCGTTGTTTCTGGGCATTATGTCCATGAGAGGGCAAACGTAAGAGATACATAACTACtttataggtatatttatttcaacagaaacatattttaaaagatctatatacctacacattacaaaataaaccataacatgtcatatactgtaaaacttaatttaaagaCTGGCTCTCAAACAGAGGCATTGACCGTATAAATTGCACGGTTGTGACGCTATCCCGGTGACAAAATTGGGCCGCAGACAGGCcacctggcaaagtactcaAAACTGCTCTGTGACAGATCCAGATACAGCGAATGTCTCCAGGGCTACATTTTACCATAATGACTCACAAGGTAAAAAACAACACCAGCCACCCACATGCTGTAGCAGATGGTAATTACAAATTGTTGTTTGTGCTTGTATTTGGCAAAATTACCAACTCTTTATTgtaggggcgcctgggtagctcacctggtagagcgtgtgccccatgtgtCCCAGGCTCAGGCTTTGCTGCAGTGACCGTGGTTGATTCtgattgctgcatgtcattccccctctctctcccctttcatgtctaagctttcctatcaaataaagccctaaaatgccaaaaaataatcttaacaaaACCTCTTCATTGTATGGGTAGAGGGCGAAGGATTTTGAAATTCATTTTAGGTGTCAGACTTCGTTCTCTCTAAACTGGGGATGAAACTGGGCACTTACTCTTCAAAAGATTCAcaatattaattcattttatgctactttaaatTTCCAGTTTTAAAATATATGGCAGCCTACAGTGTGCTTTATAGGTATCATGAAAAGTTGTGTTAAATTAAGTTATACCATTCCCCACATTCCATCGGTAAAACGCACTGTACTACACTAACTTTAATGTTATTGTATTATCCTCTTGGGTAAAGTATTTTATATCAATGAGCAGTCTGTGGCTTGAACTTGAGATTTATGCGATTTTTTATATAGCTATAGCATATTTCATTCCAAGTCAACTCAATGTGCCATACATTAAAGTGCATACAACAGCAGGTAACATAGGAaaatattaaaggggtgatagaatgccaaaccgagtttaccttgtcatagttgaattacgacaGTTCGGTCGGTAAAAAGGACATAgagagaacctcaaagtcccattgacacctctttctaatgcaaatctcacaatttgaaactgctgctgaaaacgggcgaatctcaacaaagctaaaagttgacgtcaactcctcaactcctacctcatttggctctagctTCTATCTTTGCAACGCCCCAAAAGTTACATAGGCCACTGACTGATCTGGGACCAGTTTGTCTTGTGAATCTATGTCGTGCCCGCGGTGAGCTGGATGGAGtaacatagtcactgatatggtcataaccactacagtgctcaattacctattttttgagggggaaataaacttcaaGTTTTTCGTCACGAAGGCATGACCTCCGTGATTGACTCATCTTGTCTTTCGGTGAAGCGACCGATGGAAAAGAGGTAGGTGACAgtacaaactttgaatttaaacggtttcttcacaatgtctgagttgaaaatgcatcttgttgtcacgttaagggccctgttcatgttgcacagagattttaatcttattttgtgtctgttaagaggcacaaaggcactctttagaacatgcccccacaactggcatttaagctaactgggagctctggccattagctgcagcaactctaGTTTGCTAGCACtgattttggttgttttttttcctatcgaTAGTACTCGGATACATCTAACGATCAAGATTCCGGTAAAAAacgtaatataaaaaaaataagatttataaaatgtgtgtaCGCACATCTGTAAGAAATGTTCCCCTTAtgaatcacagattacccacaagggtccatccatccatcttcgtctgcttatccgctatcaggtcgcgggggtagcagctccagcaggggaccccaaacttccctttcccgaaccacattaaccagctctgactgggggatcccgaggagttcccaggccaggttggagatataatccctccacctagtcctgggtcttccccggggcctcctcccagctggacgtgcctggaacacctccctagggaggcgcccagggggcatccttaccagatgcccgaaaccacctcaactggctcctttcgacgcgaaggagcagcggctctactccgagctcctcatggatgactgagcttctcactcTATCTCtaagctaccctcctgaggaaacccattttggccgcttgtaccctggatcgtgttctttcggtcatgaccaaGCCTTCATGACCCACAAGGGTGCGTACGTGAATTGGCCTCTTATCCTGCCCTGTACACGCcaatttttaaccataaatagtcaatgcaaagcacctcatgaatgctgatcagtatgttaatggcCTGCAGTTGTTCTTTCGTTATGCCGAATCATGACGATTGGtggggaaaaaagcaaaaaacttctcagacgctcGGGAATTGcagcaaattgaattataatttcggcatgttctcgcacagtgtaggtaaacctgatctatagaccACCTATATAATAATAccttccaaaacggcaggcattacggcactcggggacagcttcgatataccagacctatatgataagatttaacagaactatatattatatccaaacaagccttagtgataaagttgaagattatatataatatttatataaaacacatctgccatttccctctggaaacagccggtggccccccagagtggcgaggacctgtatttggaccgggatggcacggttctggCACgatgccctctctactggacccaattcagtacatagaatttaaatcggcatattagccaggcatcgtcatggtccctgaagtctctttctctcctgattcttccattggtgTAGTCAGCactgccatcatgcagcattatgcGTGAAGAAAGTGGGAAAATTAAGAAATGTGCGTGagacatcaatacttgaaaatattacgagtaatcgttattcccatatTTACTTTcttcagtctgacttcagttcaccacctcaccatctgcgtcgccaattcccattgtctaaaaaaatgtgcgtacgcatgggtcagagtttgcgtggaggacagcacattctcccgtcaagtttgtttttttattaatcacaacctttgcgtagGAAGTggtgtacacacatgcacatgcacacgcacgcacacacgcacgcacacacacacacacacacacacatgaggtTAAacgaaaaaaaatgtgtgagaAACACATATGCAATCAAGACTCCACCTTCACATCAGACTTACATATAAGATGGGTCAGATATTGTAAGTTACTGAACAGAGCTTGCTGTCAACAGCCGAGGTAAGACCCTGAGTTCTCCCCTATCTAGTATAGTAGATAGGAGAGTATATTATAGTATAGTTGAGTAAATTTTTCGCATCCAATTCTTCTTATACCTCAGTCATTAGTTTAGTGACATCAAATTCATATTGAAATATTGCATGCATTGTTAAACTGATTCTGTGTTCACGCCTTTTACCTTCTGTccctatttattttttccatacAGATGGCAAGGCTGTGGCATCTCATGCTCCTGTTCTCGGCATGGTGTCCTCTGTGTCTTCCATCCAGTGTAAGCTTCATTGGTACACCACAGCAGTGTGAAAAGGCTCCCTTTGTCCCTGGTTACAATCTGGGTGGAGATGGCTTCGACATCGTCACAATGGAGCGGAAAGGTGCCTATGTCATCGACACTGAAACATGGAAGCTTGGCAATGGCACTTGCAGGCTATACACAAACAGCTACATGAATGGAGAATGCGAGAAGGTTCCAGCTGCCATGGTTGACTGGAGAACCCTCCCCAAGGGCAGTTTAAAGGTCTCCGCTATCCTGTATGATTGTGTCGAAACTCTTGTGAATGCTTCTACATTATCTGTGTTGAATGATTGGAAAATTGGGCTAGACCTCTCTATACCTTTAGATCCATCCATGACAGTGATCCTCACTGCTGGTCTTGGTTTTGGAGGTTCCCATTCTGAAGAATCTACCTTTGCCATGGAAAAGTCGAAACAAGACCGCGACATCTTCTTTCGCCATTCCGTCGATGTTAGCCTCTACAGGTGAGTAAGTAGACAGATATTTGTCTTCTTTTGCCATAACCTTAACTTTATTTGGTCAGTTCACTGagaaatgctttgttttaaaggTTTCTAGGTGGTTGGCAGTAATGACAGCAATTTAgcttaaaacaaacaacataaagatTGACATGTGATTAAAATGGAACTGTGATgtaactaatatatatatatatatatatatatatatatatatatatatatatatatatatatatatatatatatattcttgtgTTTTACAGCTACAGAATGAAAGCAAATCCTCCACTGAGTCATGAGGTTGAATCAGCTGTGAACTCCCTTCCGTCCTATTCAAGTAAGACAGAGCCATCATATCACAGTCTGATCGGCACATATGGTACACATTACATCACACAAGTGTCTCTGGGAGGGCAAATAAAAGACACCACTGCTGTCAGGACCTGCCAGACAACCATGAGTGGACTGTCAGAAACAGAAGTCAAAGACTGTTTGTCAGTTGAGGCCTCTGCTGGCTTGGAGAAAGTTGCTAGCATTAAGGCAATGTTACAATACTGTGAGGCAGAGAAGCAGAAGCTATACTCTGGTCAAAGTTTTAGCAGCACATTTGGGGAGCGTGAAACAAAGGTCACTGGTGGAGACCTTGCTCACGCCCCTAAATCCCTCTTTGGAGGCCAATCAGACCCCTCTATCTATGAAAGATGGGTTACCTCACTGAAAAGCATACCTGATGTGGTCCAATACAGCTTAAAGCCCCTGCACACCATACTGCCAAGTGGTCATATTGCCAGAGCCGGACTGAAGCAAGTGGTGGAGAAGTACATCAAGAaaaatgcattgtttaaaaaatgctcAGAAACCTGTAAGATTGGGCACAGATCCAGCAAAAGGGATCCTTGTGCTTGTGTTTGCAACAGTAGTCAGAATATCGAGTCAAACTGCTGTCCTGCTGGGAAAGGTCTTGCAACATTAAAGGTTTTCAGGCTCTATGCAGAAGGTCTATATGGTGATGAGTGGAGTCAGACAGATGGTTCAGTGGAGGTTAGTTACGGTGATTTGAATAAGCGTACTGTCATCATAAGTAACAATGACAATCCTAAATGGCCAGAGACATTTGAGTTTGGACCCATCGTCATTAACATGAA from Sander vitreus isolate 19-12246 chromosome 2, sanVit1, whole genome shotgun sequence includes the following:
- the LOC144527738 gene encoding perforin-1-like produces the protein MARLWHLMLLFSAWCPLCLPSSVSFIGTPQQCEKAPFVPGYNLGGDGFDIVTMERKGAYVIDTETWKLGNGTCRLYTNSYMNGECEKVPAAMVDWRTLPKGSLKVSAILYDCVETLVNASTLSVLNDWKIGLDLSIPLDPSMTVILTAGLGFGGSHSEESTFAMEKSKQDRDIFFRHSVDVSLYSYRMKANPPLSHEVESAVNSLPSYSSKTEPSYHSLIGTYGTHYITQVSLGGQIKDTTAVRTCQTTMSGLSETEVKDCLSVEASAGLEKVASIKAMLQYCEAEKQKLYSGQSFSSTFGERETKVTGGDLAHAPKSLFGGQSDPSIYERWVTSLKSIPDVVQYSLKPLHTILPSGHIARAGLKQVVEKYIKKNALFKKCSETCKIGHRSSKRDPCACVCNSSQNIESNCCPAGKGLATLKVFRLYAEGLYGDEWSQTDGSVEVSYGDLNKRTVIISNNDNPKWPETFEFGPIVINMKNRLTFSVYDEDTYWDSDPLGGCSFDLRRGKVSDSCMLNHGTFFFSYIVECAPSLDGDQCQEYMPSPMSPSLAKVFHTRNGVLLGETGKRNAKLASQVEVSQVEVSGRHEMG